TGCTCGAGCTGGCGCTGATATCCTGCATCGTGCCGACCACGCGCTGCACCGTGGTGCTGCCGCGCTGCGCCACATCGGCGGCGCTGCGCGCGAGTTCGCTGGCCTGGCGCGCATTCTCGGTGTTCTGGCGCACGGTCTCGGTCAGCTCTTCCATGCTCGCCGCGGTTTCTTCCAGCGAGGCGGCCTGCTCTTCGGTGCGGCTGCTCAGGTCAGCATTGCCGCGCGCGATCTCGCTGGTGCTGATGGCGATATTGCCGCTGCCGGCGCGCACCCGGGTAACGGTGGCGGTCAGGCGCTCGTTCATGTCGCGCAGCGCCGCCAGCAGGCGGCCGGTCTCGTCATGGCGGTCCACCTCGATACGCGCGCCCAGATCGCCGCCGGCCACGGTGCCGGCCACCTCCACGGCACGCTGGATCGGGCGCGTGATGGCACGCGTGATCAGCACGCCGCCGGCGAGCGCAATGGCGGCAGATACCAGCGAAATCAGGATCAGCAGATTACGCTGGCGCTCGTAGTCCGTCTCGAGCTTGCGCTCCATCTCCTTTTGGCGTTGCCTGGTGAACTCGGCGTAGGCATCGGTCGACTTGATCAGCGCCGCCAGCAACGGACGGCATTGCTTGTCGATCCGGCCGATGGCTTCCTCGATCTTGCGCTCGACCGCCAGCCCGACAATGCCGGTGGCAACCGGACCATACTGCGCCTCGACCTTGGCGAGGTCCTCGACCAGCTTGCGCGCCTCGTCGCTGACGCCAGGCTGGCGCACCATCTCGTTGAGCCGCGCGAGCCGGGTCTGCACGTCTTCGTGCGCGCGCAGCGCGTCGGCCTTCTCGCGCTCCAGTTCCGCCGCATCCGTCACCAGCACCAGGTTGCGCGCCGCGATGGCGCGCCGGTCCACCGCGCTGCGCACCTGCGCGGCCATGTCGGCACGCGCATTCAAGCCGTTCAGATAATCGTTGAAGCCGGCGCTCGCATCGCCGAGCGCATGCAGCGAATACGCCGACACCACCAGCACCATGCCCGCCAGCGTGCCGAACCCGGCCAGCAGCCGCGTGCGGATAGACAGACTCCTGAAATTCATGATCACTCCCCTTACCGTTCAAGAAGACGTATGCGCTTCCGTTGTTATGGTTCTAACCCTGTTGCATGCCCGACTGCGGCATGCCACTGCGCGCCCGTTCCTGCCGGTCGACACGGTATGCGGCATTGCCAGGGCGCATGGCCCTGGCTGGCATCCGTGCTCTTTGTTGCGGGGGCTAACGGTAGGGATGTGGGGAACTGTTCCCTACTGGAGTGGGGGGATGGGAGAAAGACGGCATCTGTGCCGCGCCGTCGGTGCGCGGCGATGCACCTGCGGATGATCAGATCGATCCGTCGCGCGGATACCCCGCTGCCGGATCCATGCGCTCCACTTGTTCGGTTCCTGCGCCAGGTGCTCGCGCAAACCGTGGCCAGGGTGATGCAGCAGCGGCGCCAGTCCCCGCCGCCGCATCACGCCTGACCGTCTCAGGTCCCGGTAAACCGCGGCTGGCGCTTTTCCTGCCAGGCCAGCGCGCCTTCGCGGATATCCTGCGAGCCGTTGGCCGCGCCGATGTCGGCGGCCAGCGCCGCGGCATCCAGCCGGCCGTGGCTGATCGCGTTCAGGTGCCGCTTCATGCCTTGCACTGCCAAGGGCGCGAGCCCGGCCACGGTGTCACTGAGTTGCTCCGCGCGCTCGCGCAGGCGTTCGGCGGGCAGCAATTCGGTCAGGAAACCACAGCGGAACATCTCGTCGGCATCGATGCGCTCGGCGGTCAGGAACAGGCGCTTGGCGTGGTTCAGCCCCAGCCGGCTGACATAGCGTTCCATGCCGCGCTGGTAGAAATGCAGGCCCAGCCGCGCCGCGGGCATGAACATGTCGACCGCCGCGGTGCCGAGCCGGAAGTCGCACGCCAGCGCGAGGTCGGTGCCGCCACCGTAGACGCCGCCGTGGATCTCGGCAATGGTGACGGCGCGGCAGTCTTCCAGCGCGTTGACCAGGTTTTCAAAACCTGCGCCGCGCTGTCCGGCCGCCAACCGGCCGATGTCGAAACCGCTGCAGAAGTATTTGCCGGTGCTGCGCAGCCGCAGCACCCGCACATCGCTGGCATTGACCGCCTCGACATGGCGCTGCAGCTCGGCGAGGTCGTCCGGCCCAAGCCGGTTGGCCACCTCGGGGCGGCGCAAGGTGATGGTGGCGACATGGCCGGCAAGATCGAGCGAAGGAAGGGAACCATCAGTCTGCATGGGCAATACTCCAGTGGGAATCAATGGGCTTCGGCGGGGGGCGCGCCACGCCGTGCGAGGGCGATGTCGAAACGTTCCAGCCGCGCCTGCGCGAACGCGGGCCGGTCCTGGGCGCGCTGCCACCAGCCGGCCACCGCGGGGGCCGACGACAGCGCGGCGGGCGCCAGCTCGGCAATGCGCGCGACAAAGGGCGTCGCGGCGATATCGGCCAAGGTATAGCGGGCGCCGCAGAGCCAGTTGCCCTGCGCCAGCATGGCTTCCATCTTCGGCACCAGCATCAGCAGCGCGTCGAGCGCGCCGCGTTTTTCCGCGTCCGTGTAGGGCTGGCGCGCAATGCGCAGCCACGCGTCGCGGCGCTCGGCGGTCGGTATGCGGGCCAGCCGCTCGGCCAGCATGGCATCGCTCCAGCGCGCGGCAACCGGCTGCAAGGCGAGGCTCCAGTTCAGCACCAGCAGGTTCGGCAGCGCTTTCTCGTCGGTCCAGCGCACGAAATTGCGCATGACCGCGCGCTGGTAGGGGTCGTCGGGCCGCAATGGCGGCAACGGGCAGATCTCGTCGAGGTATTCGCAAATGGTGCCGCTCTCATAAAGGAAGCGGCCGTCGTCCAGCACCAGCGCCGGCACCACGCCGTTGGGATTCATCGCCAGGAACGCGGGCGTATGCTGCTCCTGCGCGGCCAGGTCGACCGGCACGCTGTCATAGGCGATGCCTTTCTCGGCCAGGCACAGCCGTACCCGGCGCGACGCGCTCGACAACCAGCCATGGAACAGTTTCATGGTGCGCTCGCGGGGCTCAGGGGATCAGCACGGCCGAACCCGTGGTGGCACGGCCCTCCAGGTCGCGGTGCGCGTCGCGCACGGCGGCCAGCGGGTACCGGTGGTTGACTTCCAGCCGCAGCTGCCCTGCCGCGACCGCTGCGAACAGCGTGGCCGCGGCACCGGCCAGCGCCTGCGGGGTGGCAATGTAAGTGCGCAAGGTGGGCCGCGACACGATCAGCGAGCGCGCGTGCAGCAGCTGCAGGTCGAACGCCTCGACGTCGCCCGACGCGGTGCCGTAGTTGATCGCCATGCCGCAGGGGCGCAGGCATTGCAGCGACGGCACGAACACGTCCTTGCCGACGGCATCGTAGACCACGGCCACGCCCTCGCCGCCGGTCAGCGCCAGCACCGCGTCGACGAAGCTGCCCTCCCGGTAGTTGACGACATGGTGGCAGCCATGTGCCAGCGCTACCACCCGCTTGGCTTCGCTGCCCACCGTGCCGATCACGGTCGCGCCCAGCGCGCGCGCCCATTGCGACAGCAGCACGCCCATGCCGCCCGCCGCCGCGTGCACCAGCACCACGTCGCCGGGCTGGACGGCGTAGAGCCGGCGCAGCAGGTATTCGGCGGTCAGGCCGCGCAGCAGCGTGGCGCCGGCCACTTCTTCGGAAATCGTCTCCGGCAACGGCACCAGCCGGCCCGCCGGCACGTTGCGGGTCACCTGGTAGGCACCCGGGTGCATGCAGGCAACACGCTGGCCGGCCATGAATCCCTCGACGCCCGGACCGATGGCGGTGACCGTGCCCGCGCCGACCGAGCCCAGCGTGATGGGAAACGGCGTCGCCGCATGGGGGCCATGCGCGCCTTTGCGCTGATAGATGTCCGCGAAGTTCAGGCCGATCGCGGATTGGCGCAACTGGACTTCGCCCGGCCCGGGCGGCGGCACCGGAACCTGGCAGGCCTCCAGCACGTCGGGCCCGCCGGTGCTGTAAATACAGAAAGATTCTGAGAGCATACAAACCCTAGTAAGGTGGAAGGCGGGGGGTCAGACAGCGCATTTCCGCAGCGGCTGGGGGAAAAGTCGCTTCATTATGCCGAGCCCGCGAAGCAAGGACCTCGGCAGCGTACGCCGTTTCAGCGCACAGCGCATCGTGGAAAGTCCGTATACGTATTTTTATACTATCTATTTGTATACTGAAAGCCGACATACATCGCCAAGGACTTGCCATGACATCTTTGCCGCCCGCCCCCCAAGCCGGCGGGTCTGCCGCACCGGGCGCAGACCTGCCGCTGTCGGGCATCACCGTGCTGGACCTGTCGATCGCGCGCGCCGGCCCCGCCGCCGTGCGCCTGCTGTCCGATTGGGGGGCCGACGTAATCCGCGTGGAGCCGCCGCCGCCGCAGGATCGCGGCTCGGTGACCGGGCGGCGGCGCGGTTCGGACGAGCAGAACCTGCACCGCAACAAGCGCAGCCTGTGCCTGGACCTTAAGACCCCGCAGGGTGCCGAGGTGCTGGCGCGCCTGGTGTCGCGCGCCGACGTGGTGGTCGAGAACTTCCGCTCGGTGGTCAAGGAGCGCCTCGGACTGAGCTACGAGCGGCTGAGCGCCATCAATCCGCGCGTGATCCTGGCCAGCATCTCGGGATTCGGCCAGGACGGGCCGTACTGCGAGCGCCCGGGCCTCGACCAGATCGTGCAGGGCATGTCGGGACTGAGTTCGGTCACCGGCGAGCCTGGCCAGGGGCCGCTGCGCGTGGGCATCGCCATATCCGACACCACCGCCGGCATGTTCCTCGGCCAGGGCATCCTGCTGGCGCTGCTGCACCGCGCGCGTACCGGCCGCGGGCAATGGGTGCATACCTCGCTGATCGAAGGCATGCTCAACAAGCTGGATTTCCAGGCCACCCGCTACACCGTGGACGGCGAAGTGCCGACGCAGCAGGGCAATGCGCACCCGACGCTGGTGCCGATGGGCACCTACCGTTGCCGCGACGGCGTGGTCAATATCGCCGCCAGCACCGACCGCATGTGGGCCAACTTCTGCCGCACCGTCGAGGCCGGCTGGCTGCTGGACGATCCCGCCTTCCAGACCGCCGCCGGCCGCGCCGCAGAGCGCCATCGCCTGGACGCGGCCATCAACCGGTGCACCGCCGCCTTCACCGCCGCCGAACTGACCGCGCGCCTGAATGCGGCCGGCGTGCCCTGCGGTCCGGTGTTCGATATCGGCCAGGCCTTCGAGGACGCGCAGGTGCGCCACCTGCGCATGACCCGGACCGCCGAGCACCCCGTGCTGGGGCCGCTGGCGCTGCTGCGCTCGCCGATCAACCTGTCGGCCGCGCCGCACCCGGAACGATTCGCCCGCGCCGCGCCCGATCCCGGCGAACACACCGACGAGATCCTGCGCGCGCTGGGCTACGACGAAGCCGGCATCGCGGACTTGCGCGCAGCCAGCGTGGCGTCCTGAAACTCGCAAAAAACAACCGCGACAGCGAACACACCAAGGAGACAACCATGACCCATGCTCTCGGGCGCACCGCCATCGGCGCGGCCCTTGCCGCCCTGGCGGCGTTGCCCGCCACGGCCGGTGCGCAGGAATATCCGTCCCGGCCCATCCGCCTGCTGGTGGGCTACACGCCGGCGGGTGCGGCGGACTACGTCGCGCGCGTGTTCGGCGAAGCGCTCTCCAAAGAACTGGGCCAGACCGTGGTGGTGGACAACAAGCCCGGCGCGGGCAGCACGCTGGCCTCCGCCGCGCTGGCACAGGCCGCCCCGGACGGCTACACGCTGGGACTGGCCACGGCGACGCTGTACGGCATCGACCAGCAGTTGTACAAGGCCCGCTACAAGGCGACGGACTTCACCCCGGTGACGCGGCTGACGGTGTCGCCGCTGATCCTGGCCGTCAACAAGAACCTGAACGTCAGCGACGTCAAGACGCTGGTGGCCAAGGCGCGGGCGCAGCAAGGCAAGTTCAACTACTCGTCGTCCGGCATCGGCGGCTCGCCGCACATCGCCGCACTGCAGTTCGAAAAGGCCACCGGGGCAAAAATGACCCACGTCCCCTACAAGGGCGGCGCCCCGGCACTGCAGGCGGTGGCCGCGGGCGAGGTGGAACTGTCGTTCGGCACGGCCTCGTCGGTGCTGCCGCTGGGCACGCAAGGCGTGGTGAAGATGATTGGCGTGACCACGCCCAAGCCTTCGGCGGTCGCGCCTGGCCTGCCCGCGCTGGCAGAGATGGGCCTGCCGGGCTTCGACTTTACCTTCTGGTTCGGCTTGTACGGGCCGGCCGGACTCCCCGACGGCATCCGCGACAAGCTCTTCGCCGCCGCGACCAAGGTGATGGCCGACCCGCAACTGCGCGCGAAGCTGGCCTCCAGCGGCAGTGAGGTCGCCACCTCGGCGTCGCCCGCGGCGTTTGCGCAGTGGGCCGCCGCAGACGGCAAATCGGCCGTGATGCGGATCGAGCAGGCGGGGGTCAGGGTGGAATAAGGCAGGACCGAGGTTGGTTTGTTGGTCGTGCTTGGCAGGCGTGGCTGTTTCGATCGGCTGCGCTGCGCGCGCTCCCAATCTCAGGTCTTGGGCTCGGGCACGGAGTGCGTCGCTGCGCTCGCACACGCTGTCGCGGGCGAGCCCAAAGGCATTTCCCTCCCCCCTTGTTTGCTCCCCTCTCCCGCTTGCGGGAGAGGGGCGGGGGTGAGGGCCGGCGCAACCACGAAGTCAACCGCATCAATCCGCGCGCACCTGCATCGCCCCCCCGACTTCAGCGATGACCCTGGAATAACCCCGCCCGGTCGCCGCCGCGCCGCCTAGCGCCGGCCGCGCCGGCCGCCGGCCTCGTCGTCGGGCATGGCGGCGATCATGTCCGCATAGACATCGCCGCCGGTGGCGATATGCCGGACCATGGCGGCCGCGGCATCGTCTTCGTTGCCGCGCACGATCGCGTCCATCACCGCCTCATGCTCGGCCAGCGACGCCAGGATGCGGGCCGGCTTCTCGAAGCGCAGGTCGCGCATGCCGCGCATGCGCGCGCGCATGGTGCGGATCTGCCGCGACAGGATGTCATTGCAGCAGGCCGCGTAGATGACCTCATGGAAGGCGTCGTTGGCTTCGCGGTAGCGCTCGGAATCGGCGCGTTGCGCGGCCGCGCGGCACGCCTCGAACGCCTGCTGCAGCGCCGTGCGCTGTGCCGCGGAGATGCGCCGCGCCGCCAGCCGGGCCGCCAGCGCCTCGAGCTGGACCAGGATCTCGTTCATGGCGACGTATTCGCGCAGCGTGATCGATGAAACGATCGCGCCCTGGCGCGGCACCAGGTCGACCAGGCCGGCCGACTCCAGCTGGATCAGCGCCTCGCGCACCGGCGTGCGCGACACGCCGAAACGCGCCAGCAACTGCTGTTCTTCCAGTTGCGTGCCGCTGGGAAGTTTTCCGGAAAGAATCTCCTGCTCGATCGCGGCGCGGATGGTTTCGGACAGGCTCTTCTTTTCTTCGGACATGGACTGCGGCACGCGGGGAACAGGGATGGGGGATTCTAACCTGCCCTGCGTATTCACAGGCTTGCGTTGTGTGCACAGGGCCGGTGCCTCCGCGTGGTCACCGGCCCCTTTTTCCCCTATCCCCTAGGCCAGCATCCGCACCTGCGGCTCGCGATCCCATTGCCGGGTCTTGGCGGCGGCGATGAACCGCGCGGGGTCGCTGGCCGGCACGATGCCGTTGTCCGGCTTCAGGTTGGCGTGCATGAGCAGTACCTCGCCGCCGGCATCGAACGCAATCGCCTTCAGGTGCGCATAGGCAAAGCAGACAAAGTCCAGCGCCGCGCTCTCCTGCGTCAGCATGGCGGCACCGTCGGCCGACAGCACCACGGCCACGGCATCGAACATCACCGACGGCGTCCCGGCCAACTGTCCGTCGGCCGGCAGCTTGGCGCCGTCGGCCAGCACCGCGCCGCCCACCTTGGGCGCGACGATCTTCACCGTGGCGCCGGCGGCCATGGCCGCCTGCCGGATCGCCTCGATCGTGGCGCCATCCGAGCCGTCGGCGACCAGGATGCCGATCTCGCGCCCCTGCAGCGTGTCTTTCATCTTGCCGATGATCTGCAGCGCCGGCGACGGCGGCAGGTCCTGCACCGGCGCGGCGGTGGGCAGCGGCTCGGGCACCTGGTCCAGCGCCAGGCCATCGGCCACGCGGCGGCCCAGGTCGGGGTCGATATTGAGCAGGTGGGCCACCATGCGCTCGCGCACATGGACGTGCTCGACCTTCGACAGCTCGAATACCAGCGCCGAGGCGATATGCGCCTGCTCGGCGCGGGTCTGGCTGCGGAAGAACAGGCGCGCCTGGCTGTAGTGGTCGGAGAAGGTCTCGGGGCGGATGCGGCCCTTGTCGCCCTGCTCGGGCACCTGCGCGTGGCGGAAGCCCAGGTCCGGCGCCTCGCGCGGGGAATCGTCGGACAGTGAGTTGGGCTCATAGGCGACGCGTCCCTTGGGCCGCTGCATCTGCATATGGCCGTCGCGCTGGTGGTTGGCAAACGGGCACTTGGGCGCGTTCACCGGAATCTGGTTGAAGTTGGGGCCGCCGAGGCGCAGCAGTTGCGTGTCGAGGTAAGAGAACAGCCGGCCCAGCAGCAAGGGATCGTTGGAGAAATCGATGCCGCGCACGATATTGGCGGGGCAGAACGCCACCTGCTCGGTCTCGGCAAAGAAGTTGTCGGGCCAGCGGTCCAGCACCATGCGGCCGATGATCTTCAGCGGCACGGTCTCTTCCGGGATGATCTTGGTGGCATCGAGATGGTCGAAGGGAAACTTCGCGGCATCGGCTTCGGTGAACAGCTGCACGCCCAGCTCCCATTCCGGGAAGTTGCCGGACTGGATTGCATTGAACATGTCGCGGCGATGGAAATCCGGATCCGCGCCGGCGATCTTGACAGCCTCGTCCCACACCGTGGACTGCAGCCCCAGCTTCGGGCGCCAGTGGAACTTGACGAAGGTGGACCGGCCCTGGTCGTCGAGCAGGCGGAAGCTGTGCACGCCGAAGCCTTCGATCATGCGCAGCGAGCGCGGGATGGTGCGGTCCGACATGATCCACATGATCATGTGCATCGACTCCGGCGTGAGCGAGATGAAGTCCCAGAAGGTGTCGTGCGCGGTGGCCGCCTGCGGGAACGCGCGGTCGGGTTCCATCTTGACCGCGTGGACCACGTCGGGGAACTTGATCGCGTCCTGGATGAAGAACACCGGGATGTTGTTGCCGACCAGGTCCCAGTTGCCTTCCTTGGTATAGAACTTGACCGCGAAGCCGCGCACGTCGCGCGGCGTGTCGATCGAACCCGCGCCGCCGGCCACGGTGGAAAAGCGCGCAAACACCGGTGTCTTGACGCCGACCTCGGTCAGGATGCTGGC
The sequence above is a segment of the Cupriavidus sp. MP-37 genome. Coding sequences within it:
- a CDS encoding enoyl-CoA hydratase/isomerase family protein, which codes for MQTDGSLPSLDLAGHVATITLRRPEVANRLGPDDLAELQRHVEAVNASDVRVLRLRSTGKYFCSGFDIGRLAAGQRGAGFENLVNALEDCRAVTIAEIHGGVYGGGTDLALACDFRLGTAAVDMFMPAARLGLHFYQRGMERYVSRLGLNHAKRLFLTAERIDADEMFRCGFLTELLPAERLRERAEQLSDTVAGLAPLAVQGMKRHLNAISHGRLDAAALAADIGAANGSQDIREGALAWQEKRQPRFTGT
- a CDS encoding methyl-accepting chemotaxis protein; this encodes MNFRSLSIRTRLLAGFGTLAGMVLVVSAYSLHALGDASAGFNDYLNGLNARADMAAQVRSAVDRRAIAARNLVLVTDAAELEREKADALRAHEDVQTRLARLNEMVRQPGVSDEARKLVEDLAKVEAQYGPVATGIVGLAVERKIEEAIGRIDKQCRPLLAALIKSTDAYAEFTRQRQKEMERKLETDYERQRNLLILISLVSAAIALAGGVLITRAITRPIQRAVEVAGTVAGGDLGARIEVDRHDETGRLLAALRDMNERLTATVTRVRAGSGNIAISTSEIARGNADLSSRTEEQAASLEETAASMEELTETVRQNTENARQASELARSAADVAQRGSTTVQRVVGTMQDISASSSKIAEITGIIEGIAFQTNILALNAAVEAARAGEQGRGFAVVASEVRGLAQRSSSAAKEIKELIEASGRQVQDGSSLASEAGQTMAEVTQAVARVTGIVEEIATASAEQTRGIEQVNQAIVQIDQVTQQNASLVSEAANASRALEEQGRELSEVVAFFRLPGEAGTMPAGAGTLAAPRRAAHKLAAA
- a CDS encoding tripartite tricarboxylate transporter substrate binding protein, producing MTHALGRTAIGAALAALAALPATAGAQEYPSRPIRLLVGYTPAGAADYVARVFGEALSKELGQTVVVDNKPGAGSTLASAALAQAAPDGYTLGLATATLYGIDQQLYKARYKATDFTPVTRLTVSPLILAVNKNLNVSDVKTLVAKARAQQGKFNYSSSGIGGSPHIAALQFEKATGAKMTHVPYKGGAPALQAVAAGEVELSFGTASSVLPLGTQGVVKMIGVTTPKPSAVAPGLPALAEMGLPGFDFTFWFGLYGPAGLPDGIRDKLFAAATKVMADPQLRAKLASSGSEVATSASPAAFAQWAAADGKSAVMRIEQAGVRVE
- a CDS encoding quinone oxidoreductase, which produces MLSESFCIYSTGGPDVLEACQVPVPPPGPGEVQLRQSAIGLNFADIYQRKGAHGPHAATPFPITLGSVGAGTVTAIGPGVEGFMAGQRVACMHPGAYQVTRNVPAGRLVPLPETISEEVAGATLLRGLTAEYLLRRLYAVQPGDVVLVHAAAGGMGVLLSQWARALGATVIGTVGSEAKRVVALAHGCHHVVNYREGSFVDAVLALTGGEGVAVVYDAVGKDVFVPSLQCLRPCGMAINYGTASGDVEAFDLQLLHARSLIVSRPTLRTYIATPQALAGAAATLFAAVAAGQLRLEVNHRYPLAAVRDAHRDLEGRATTGSAVLIP
- a CDS encoding CaiB/BaiF CoA-transferase family protein — translated: MTSLPPAPQAGGSAAPGADLPLSGITVLDLSIARAGPAAVRLLSDWGADVIRVEPPPPQDRGSVTGRRRGSDEQNLHRNKRSLCLDLKTPQGAEVLARLVSRADVVVENFRSVVKERLGLSYERLSAINPRVILASISGFGQDGPYCERPGLDQIVQGMSGLSSVTGEPGQGPLRVGIAISDTTAGMFLGQGILLALLHRARTGRGQWVHTSLIEGMLNKLDFQATRYTVDGEVPTQQGNAHPTLVPMGTYRCRDGVVNIAASTDRMWANFCRTVEAGWLLDDPAFQTAAGRAAERHRLDAAINRCTAAFTAAELTARLNAAGVPCGPVFDIGQAFEDAQVRHLRMTRTAEHPVLGPLALLRSPINLSAAPHPERFARAAPDPGEHTDEILRALGYDEAGIADLRAASVAS
- a CDS encoding GntR family transcriptional regulator, coding for MSEEKKSLSETIRAAIEQEILSGKLPSGTQLEEQQLLARFGVSRTPVREALIQLESAGLVDLVPRQGAIVSSITLREYVAMNEILVQLEALAARLAARRISAAQRTALQQAFEACRAAAQRADSERYREANDAFHEVIYAACCNDILSRQIRTMRARMRGMRDLRFEKPARILASLAEHEAVMDAIVRGNEDDAAAAMVRHIATGGDVYADMIAAMPDDEAGGRRGRR
- a CDS encoding glutathione S-transferase family protein, giving the protein MKLFHGWLSSASRRVRLCLAEKGIAYDSVPVDLAAQEQHTPAFLAMNPNGVVPALVLDDGRFLYESGTICEYLDEICPLPPLRPDDPYQRAVMRNFVRWTDEKALPNLLVLNWSLALQPVAARWSDAMLAERLARIPTAERRDAWLRIARQPYTDAEKRGALDALLMLVPKMEAMLAQGNWLCGARYTLADIAATPFVARIAELAPAALSSAPAVAGWWQRAQDRPAFAQARLERFDIALARRGAPPAEAH
- a CDS encoding catalase is translated as MPDTPDAKVKPTSNNTSATTAQGAPAAYGDAQRGAGGELHQLAGGTHPPLTTNQGAPIPDNQNSLKANPRGPTLLEDFILREKITHFDHERIPERIVHARGTAAHGYFELTDSLAQFTTASILTEVGVKTPVFARFSTVAGGAGSIDTPRDVRGFAVKFYTKEGNWDLVGNNIPVFFIQDAIKFPDVVHAVKMEPDRAFPQAATAHDTFWDFISLTPESMHMIMWIMSDRTIPRSLRMIEGFGVHSFRLLDDQGRSTFVKFHWRPKLGLQSTVWDEAVKIAGADPDFHRRDMFNAIQSGNFPEWELGVQLFTEADAAKFPFDHLDATKIIPEETVPLKIIGRMVLDRWPDNFFAETEQVAFCPANIVRGIDFSNDPLLLGRLFSYLDTQLLRLGGPNFNQIPVNAPKCPFANHQRDGHMQMQRPKGRVAYEPNSLSDDSPREAPDLGFRHAQVPEQGDKGRIRPETFSDHYSQARLFFRSQTRAEQAHIASALVFELSKVEHVHVRERMVAHLLNIDPDLGRRVADGLALDQVPEPLPTAAPVQDLPPSPALQIIGKMKDTLQGREIGILVADGSDGATIEAIRQAAMAAGATVKIVAPKVGGAVLADGAKLPADGQLAGTPSVMFDAVAVVLSADGAAMLTQESAALDFVCFAYAHLKAIAFDAGGEVLLMHANLKPDNGIVPASDPARFIAAAKTRQWDREPQVRMLA